From a region of the Mycobacterium intracellulare ATCC 13950 genome:
- a CDS encoding sigma-70 family RNA polymerase sigma factor has product MGATTDLVALAERFDADRRHLRSVAFQLLGSVADADDAVQSAWLKASRADFRAVDNLSGWFTTITAREALDQLRARKRRAEQPLAEPDELDRLAEAASAPADEDALLAESVSSALLVVLDRLSPAQRVAFVLHDVFAMPFETIAELLHRSPDAAKKLASRARGRLQAAPAAQPRSTAGHLEVVEAFLAASRGGDIASLLELLAPDVVRTVDRSLVPADVPTTVRGARQVAEETRRFARRARAGAVMLIDGAPGIVIATHGRAQVLLVIGIGADDRIHTIDITGDAERIRRAALTLPARPIQEHHKLVGYQGRQIQPASGRERG; this is encoded by the coding sequence ATGGGCGCAACAACGGATTTGGTGGCTCTCGCGGAGCGTTTCGACGCGGATCGGCGGCACCTGCGATCGGTCGCGTTCCAGCTCCTGGGTTCGGTGGCCGACGCGGACGATGCGGTGCAGTCGGCGTGGCTGAAGGCCAGCCGCGCGGACTTTCGGGCCGTCGACAACCTCTCCGGTTGGTTCACGACGATCACCGCGCGCGAGGCGCTGGACCAGCTGCGGGCGCGCAAGCGCCGCGCCGAGCAACCCCTCGCCGAACCCGACGAGCTGGACCGGCTGGCCGAGGCGGCGTCGGCGCCTGCCGACGAGGACGCGCTGCTGGCGGAGTCGGTGAGCAGCGCCCTGCTCGTCGTGCTCGACCGCCTCTCACCGGCACAGCGCGTCGCTTTCGTGCTGCACGACGTGTTCGCCATGCCGTTCGAGACGATCGCCGAGTTGTTGCATCGGTCGCCGGACGCGGCGAAGAAACTCGCCAGCCGGGCCCGCGGCCGGCTGCAGGCCGCCCCGGCCGCCCAGCCCCGCAGCACGGCCGGTCACCTCGAGGTGGTGGAGGCGTTCCTGGCGGCCTCCCGCGGTGGCGACATCGCCAGCCTGCTCGAGCTGCTCGCACCCGACGTCGTGCGCACGGTTGACCGCTCCCTGGTCCCCGCGGACGTGCCCACCACGGTGCGCGGCGCCCGGCAGGTCGCCGAGGAGACCCGCCGCTTCGCCCGGCGGGCGCGCGCCGGCGCTGTCATGCTCATCGACGGGGCACCGGGCATCGTGATCGCCACCCATGGGCGCGCTCAGGTCCTGCTGGTGATCGGCATCGGAGCCGACGACCGCATCCACACGATCGACATCACCGGCGATGCCGAGCGCATCCGCCGGGCGGCGCTTACGCTGCCGGCCCGGCCGATCCAGGAACATCACAAGCTCGTCGGGTACCAAGGACGTCAGATACAACCGGCCAGCGGCCGGGAACGGGGCTAG
- a CDS encoding TetR/AcrR family transcriptional regulator, which translates to MKRTSTGVGPDGSPPRRDAAATKARLLTAAREQFLRHGYRATSLRAIAAQAGVDVMLIRRYFGSKQQLFDEATNISGNVEAIRRATDSAVGQTLIERVLQARQDSDAPLFALLRSSGDPDVVARLNAQLENGLTRNLSRRIRADEPRLRADMVAALLLGIGVLRVLLHKEPIATASDRDIAALFTEAFEALTELPQDAGGAGH; encoded by the coding sequence ATGAAGCGCACGTCGACCGGCGTCGGCCCGGACGGGAGCCCGCCGCGGCGCGATGCCGCCGCCACAAAAGCGCGCCTGCTGACGGCGGCGCGCGAACAGTTCTTGCGACACGGTTATCGGGCCACCTCGCTGCGTGCGATCGCGGCCCAAGCCGGCGTCGACGTGATGCTCATCAGGCGCTACTTCGGTTCCAAGCAACAGCTATTCGACGAAGCCACGAACATTTCCGGCAACGTCGAAGCCATCCGCCGGGCCACCGACAGCGCGGTGGGCCAGACCCTGATCGAACGAGTGCTACAAGCCCGGCAAGACAGCGACGCCCCGCTGTTCGCGCTCCTGCGCTCGAGCGGGGACCCCGACGTCGTCGCACGCCTCAACGCCCAGCTCGAAAACGGCTTGACCCGCAACCTCTCCCGCCGGATCCGGGCCGACGAACCTCGACTCCGCGCCGATATGGTCGCCGCCCTGCTTCTGGGCATTGGCGTCTTGCGCGTCCTCCTGCACAAGGAGCCGATCGCCACCGCCAGCGACCGCGACATCGCCGCCCTGTTCACGGAGGCATTCGAGGCATTGACCGAACTGCCCCAGGACGCCGGGGGCGCCGGCCACTAG
- a CDS encoding ABC transporter substrate-binding protein: MLDKPFGRRSLLRGAGALSAVALAPWSAGCAPDDDALTFFFAANPDEREARMRIIDEFARRHPDIKVRAVLSGPGVMQQLSTFCVGGKCPDVLMTWELSYAELADRGVLLDLNPLLARDKAFAQQLKADSIPALYETFAFNGSQFALPEQWSGNYLFYNKRLFADAGVPAPPTTWQRPWDFSGFLDTARALTKRDTSGRAAQYGFVNTWVSTYSAGLFAMNNGVPWSNPRLNPTHLNFDDAAFQEAVQFYADLANEHRVAPNASETQSMSTPNLFAVGRAAIALGGHWRYQTYLRAEDLDFDVAPLPVGPALANGRAACSDIGATGLGISSTSPRKDQAWEFVKFATGPVGQALIGESCLFVPVLRSALNSEGFANAHRRIGNLSVLTEGPAYSQGLPITPAWEKVNALIDRNFGPVLRGRQPATSLAGLSRSVDEVLRSP, encoded by the coding sequence ATGCTCGACAAGCCGTTCGGACGGCGCAGCCTGCTGCGGGGCGCCGGCGCGCTGTCCGCCGTCGCGCTGGCACCGTGGTCCGCCGGCTGCGCTCCCGACGACGACGCGCTGACCTTCTTCTTCGCGGCCAATCCGGACGAGCGTGAGGCGAGGATGCGCATCATCGACGAGTTCGCGCGCCGCCATCCCGACATCAAGGTGCGTGCGGTGCTGTCCGGGCCGGGCGTCATGCAACAGCTTTCGACGTTCTGTGTCGGCGGCAAATGCCCCGACGTGCTGATGACGTGGGAACTGTCCTACGCCGAACTCGCCGACCGCGGTGTGCTGCTGGATCTGAATCCTCTGTTGGCGCGGGACAAAGCGTTCGCCCAGCAGCTCAAGGCGGACAGCATCCCGGCGCTGTATGAGACGTTTGCGTTCAACGGAAGCCAGTTCGCCCTTCCCGAACAATGGTCGGGAAACTACCTGTTCTACAACAAGCGGCTGTTCGCCGACGCTGGGGTGCCCGCCCCGCCCACCACGTGGCAACGGCCTTGGGATTTCAGCGGATTCCTGGACACCGCCCGAGCGCTGACCAAGCGCGACACCTCCGGGCGGGCGGCGCAGTATGGCTTCGTCAACACCTGGGTGTCGACCTACTCGGCGGGACTGTTCGCGATGAACAACGGCGTCCCCTGGTCCAACCCGCGGCTGAATCCGACCCATCTCAATTTCGATGATGCCGCCTTCCAGGAGGCGGTGCAGTTCTACGCCGACCTGGCCAACGAACACCGGGTCGCGCCCAATGCATCGGAGACGCAGTCGATGTCCACCCCCAACCTGTTCGCGGTGGGGCGGGCGGCGATCGCGCTGGGCGGGCATTGGCGCTACCAGACCTACCTTCGCGCCGAGGACCTCGATTTCGATGTCGCGCCGTTGCCGGTCGGCCCGGCGCTCGCCAACGGGCGTGCGGCGTGTTCGGACATCGGCGCCACCGGGCTGGGCATCTCGTCGACCAGTCCACGCAAGGATCAGGCCTGGGAGTTCGTGAAATTCGCGACGGGTCCGGTCGGCCAGGCGCTGATCGGTGAATCCTGCCTGTTCGTTCCCGTGCTGCGGTCGGCGCTCAATTCGGAAGGATTCGCCAACGCCCATCGGCGGATCGGCAATCTCAGCGTGCTCACCGAGGGCCCGGCGTATTCGCAGGGTCTGCCGATCACCCCGGCCTGGGAGAAGGTGAACGCGTTGATCGACCGCAACTTTGGCCCCGTCCTGCGCGGACGCCAACCGGCGACGTCCTTGGCCGGCCTGTCCCGCTCCGTCGACGAAGTGCTGCGCAGCCCATGA
- a CDS encoding gluconokinase encodes MSRSAPVVVMGVSGSGKSTVGAALARRTRVPFVDADTLHPAANIAKMAAGEPLDDDDRYPWLDKVGEWLAAHRDGGVVSCSALKKEYRDRLRAHCPGVEFLHLSGSAELIAGRLAARTDHFMPAALLRSQLDTLEALGPDEAGMTVDAGQDVEAIIDAVLRSAGPLTTGSIEIPTGESDSR; translated from the coding sequence GTGAGCCGATCGGCCCCTGTCGTGGTGATGGGCGTATCCGGATCGGGCAAGTCGACGGTCGGGGCGGCGCTCGCGCGACGCACGCGGGTCCCGTTCGTTGACGCCGACACGCTGCACCCGGCCGCCAACATCGCCAAAATGGCGGCCGGCGAACCGCTCGACGACGACGACCGCTATCCCTGGCTGGACAAGGTCGGCGAATGGCTGGCGGCTCACCGCGACGGCGGGGTGGTGAGCTGTTCGGCGCTGAAAAAGGAGTACCGCGACCGGCTGCGGGCGCACTGCCCGGGCGTCGAGTTCCTGCATCTGTCCGGTTCGGCGGAACTGATCGCCGGCCGGCTGGCGGCCCGGACCGACCACTTCATGCCGGCCGCGCTGCTGCGCTCGCAACTGGACACCCTTGAGGCCCTCGGCCCGGACGAGGCGGGCATGACCGTCGACGCCGGCCAAGACGTCGAGGCGATCATCGACGCCGTCTTGAGGTCAGCGGGACCCCTGACGACGGGGTCGATCGAAATACCTACCGGTGAAAGCGATTCGCGTTGA
- a CDS encoding TA system antitoxin ParD family protein encodes MADAPDRVTRVASDLMDSAASEGARQSRSAKQQLDHWARVGRAVSSQHTASRRRVEAALAGQLATGELTVEEGVVFNAEIFAAIEESLVHADYGATLAGHGVTTVALNEDGDIVEHRPDGAAVVLARGR; translated from the coding sequence ATGGCCGACGCTCCCGATCGTGTGACCCGCGTGGCGTCCGACCTGATGGACAGCGCGGCCTCCGAAGGCGCCCGCCAGAGCCGTTCGGCCAAGCAGCAACTCGACCACTGGGCGCGTGTCGGGCGCGCGGTGTCCAGCCAGCACACCGCCTCGCGGCGGCGGGTCGAGGCCGCGCTGGCCGGCCAGCTGGCGACCGGCGAACTCACCGTCGAGGAAGGCGTGGTGTTCAACGCCGAGATCTTCGCCGCCATCGAAGAAAGCCTGGTGCACGCCGACTACGGGGCGACGCTGGCCGGGCATGGCGTCACCACGGTCGCCCTCAACGAGGACGGCGACATCGTCGAGCACCGGCCCGATGGCGCCGCCGTGGTGCTGGCGCGCGGGCGCTGA
- a CDS encoding ketosteroid isomerase family protein has translation MVVPLDRERLLAAVERSPQAAAAHDRAGWVGLFTGDGRVEDPVGSRPHVGHEQIGRFYDTFIGPRDIKFHRDLDIVVGTTVLRDLELEVAMGPAVTMYIPAFLRYDLREANGEWLIGQLRAYWELPAMMAQFLRTGPGAVSPALHLSKGLLTNQGWRGSAGFMAGFRRAGARHQRLVRTFLAASARGDAFAAARALSSTAAITLGDRDPLELAELVEQLDGAGATKTKSAGPTVAVSINSGHGRAIMFADVTRRGDTIERIRYFPC, from the coding sequence ATGGTGGTGCCGCTGGACCGGGAACGTCTACTCGCGGCGGTGGAGCGCTCACCGCAGGCGGCCGCCGCGCACGATCGGGCCGGATGGGTGGGGCTGTTCACCGGCGACGGCCGCGTCGAGGATCCGGTGGGCTCGCGTCCCCACGTGGGGCATGAACAGATCGGCCGTTTCTACGACACGTTCATCGGCCCGCGTGACATCAAATTCCACCGCGATCTCGACATCGTCGTCGGCACGACGGTCTTGCGCGATCTCGAGCTCGAGGTCGCCATGGGCCCCGCCGTGACCATGTACATCCCCGCATTCCTGCGCTACGACCTCCGAGAAGCCAACGGCGAGTGGCTGATCGGCCAACTACGGGCGTATTGGGAACTGCCCGCCATGATGGCGCAGTTCCTGCGCACCGGACCGGGGGCGGTGAGCCCGGCGCTGCACCTGTCCAAAGGCCTGCTGACCAATCAGGGATGGCGGGGGAGCGCGGGATTCATGGCCGGATTCCGTCGGGCGGGGGCGCGCCACCAACGGCTGGTGCGGACTTTCCTCGCCGCCTCCGCGCGAGGAGACGCATTCGCCGCGGCACGCGCGCTGTCATCAACGGCCGCAATAACTTTGGGTGATCGCGATCCGCTCGAGCTGGCCGAATTGGTGGAACAACTGGACGGGGCCGGCGCGACCAAGACCAAGAGCGCCGGCCCGACGGTCGCGGTCTCCATCAACTCGGGCCACGGGCGCGCCATCATGTTCGCCGATGTGACGCGGCGCGGCGACACGATCGAGCGGATCCGGTACTTTCCCTGCTGA
- the pncA gene encoding pyrazinamidase PncA, translating to MRALIIVDVQNDFCEGGAVPVAGGAAVAPAINAYLSSAPGYRHVVATQDFHIDPGGHFSDRPDYSSTWPPHCVAGSAGAEFRPDLDTARIDAVFRKGAYSAGYSGFEGADENGTPLLEWLRQRGIDDVDVAGIATDHCVRRTADDAARAGLKTRVLVDLTAATTADAAAQALAELESVGVELVGGS from the coding sequence GTGCGAGCGTTGATCATCGTCGACGTGCAAAACGATTTCTGCGAGGGCGGCGCCGTGCCGGTGGCCGGCGGCGCCGCGGTGGCGCCCGCCATCAACGCCTACCTGTCTAGCGCGCCGGGCTATCGCCACGTGGTGGCCACCCAGGACTTCCACATCGACCCGGGCGGGCATTTCTCCGACCGGCCGGACTATTCCTCGACCTGGCCGCCGCACTGCGTCGCCGGAAGCGCGGGCGCGGAATTTCGGCCCGACTTGGACACCGCGCGCATCGATGCCGTCTTTCGCAAAGGCGCGTACTCCGCGGGGTACAGCGGGTTCGAAGGTGCCGACGAGAACGGGACCCCCCTCCTGGAGTGGTTGCGGCAGCGGGGCATTGACGACGTCGACGTGGCCGGCATCGCCACCGACCATTGCGTCCGGCGGACCGCCGACGACGCGGCGCGGGCGGGCCTGAAGACCCGGGTGCTCGTCGACCTGACCGCGGCCACAACAGCGGATGCGGCCGCCCAGGCGCTGGCGGAATTGGAATCCGTCGGCGTCGAATTGGTGGGGGGATCGTAA
- a CDS encoding DUF7064 domain-containing protein: MHAETEQVIETPSDLTASWLAAVIGAGPIADFSVERIGTGQMSECYRIRLNYAQADGGPASVVLKVAATDPVSRQTGLALGLYEREVRFYGDIAPRLGGPIAPCYHAAVDTSTGVFDLLLGDAGPAVVGDEIAGATIEQARLGAVELGRLHGPLLGDVSLAEAPWLNRDAPLNQAMITPLYAGFVDRYGDQIAPEHRVVCERLVAAFDAYLDQEAQASGIQGLVHGDYRLDNMLFGTSGADRALTVVDWQTVSWGPALTDLSYFLGCALPTEDRREHYDALLRAYHEALGPDAPLTLADVADGVRRQSFFGVMMAIVSSMLVERTDRGDQMFMTMLRRHCDHVLDTDALATLPAAVASEPLQPVPEDELAHDPTAEPLWSESWYADFADTAQGLGGWFRLGLVANEQTAWVHVLLCGPDMPTVAVDAQVPLPADPWTVRTDEFELGHSAGTPLQSYRVDVRARAQAYPDPAALLRGESGTPVAMSMNLVWDTDGTPYKYGLTTRYEIPCTVSGTVTIGDTSYRLDAVPGQRDHSWGVRDWWSMDWLWSALHLNDGTHLHGVNIRIPGAPAFSIGYTQRADGRVTELQTVDSRESFDDNGLPLEATLTLNPGEITANVDVRGQAPVRLVAADGRVSQFPRVWATITTADARSGVGWLEWNRNLGEQSG; encoded by the coding sequence ATGCACGCCGAGACCGAGCAAGTCATCGAAACCCCGAGTGACCTCACCGCCTCCTGGTTGGCCGCGGTGATCGGCGCCGGACCCATCGCCGACTTCTCGGTCGAGCGCATCGGCACCGGGCAGATGAGCGAGTGCTACCGCATCCGGCTCAACTACGCGCAGGCCGATGGCGGGCCCGCGTCGGTGGTGCTCAAGGTCGCCGCCACCGACCCGGTGAGCCGGCAGACCGGGCTGGCTTTGGGACTCTACGAGCGGGAGGTCCGCTTCTACGGCGACATCGCGCCGCGGCTGGGCGGGCCCATCGCGCCCTGCTATCACGCGGCGGTCGACACCTCCACGGGCGTGTTCGACCTGCTGCTGGGCGACGCGGGCCCGGCCGTGGTCGGCGATGAAATCGCCGGCGCCACCATCGAACAGGCCCGCCTCGGCGCCGTCGAGCTGGGACGGCTGCACGGCCCGCTGCTCGGCGATGTCTCGCTGGCCGAAGCGCCGTGGCTCAACCGTGACGCGCCGCTGAACCAGGCGATGATCACCCCGCTGTACGCGGGGTTCGTCGACCGTTACGGCGACCAGATCGCACCGGAGCACCGCGTGGTGTGCGAGCGCCTGGTTGCCGCGTTCGACGCCTACCTCGACCAGGAGGCCCAGGCGTCCGGGATACAGGGCCTGGTGCACGGCGACTACCGGTTGGACAACATGCTGTTCGGTACCTCGGGCGCCGACCGCGCGCTGACGGTGGTCGACTGGCAGACGGTGTCGTGGGGACCGGCACTGACCGACCTGTCCTATTTCCTCGGGTGCGCGCTGCCCACCGAGGACCGCCGCGAGCACTACGACGCGCTGCTGCGGGCATACCACGAGGCGCTGGGACCCGACGCGCCCCTGACCCTGGCCGACGTCGCCGACGGCGTGCGCCGGCAGAGCTTTTTCGGCGTGATGATGGCGATCGTCTCCTCGATGCTGGTGGAGCGCACCGACCGTGGTGACCAGATGTTCATGACGATGCTGCGCCGGCACTGCGATCACGTCCTTGACACGGACGCGCTGGCGACGCTGCCGGCGGCGGTGGCATCCGAGCCGTTGCAACCGGTGCCCGAGGATGAGCTCGCCCACGATCCGACCGCCGAACCGCTGTGGAGCGAGAGCTGGTACGCCGACTTCGCCGACACCGCACAGGGATTGGGCGGCTGGTTCCGCCTCGGCCTGGTGGCCAACGAGCAAACCGCATGGGTGCACGTGCTGCTGTGCGGCCCCGACATGCCGACCGTCGCGGTCGACGCGCAGGTCCCGCTGCCGGCGGATCCGTGGACGGTGCGCACCGACGAGTTCGAGCTCGGGCATTCCGCCGGTACGCCGTTGCAGAGCTACCGCGTCGATGTGCGGGCGAGGGCTCAGGCTTACCCCGACCCGGCTGCGCTGTTGCGTGGGGAATCCGGCACGCCCGTCGCGATGTCCATGAACCTGGTGTGGGACACCGACGGCACCCCGTACAAGTACGGGCTCACGACGCGATATGAGATTCCCTGCACCGTCTCGGGCACCGTCACGATCGGCGACACCAGCTACCGCCTCGACGCGGTGCCCGGCCAGCGCGATCACTCCTGGGGTGTGCGCGATTGGTGGAGCATGGATTGGCTCTGGAGCGCACTGCACCTGAACGACGGCACCCATCTGCACGGCGTCAACATCCGCATCCCGGGTGCACCGGCATTCAGCATCGGCTACACCCAGCGCGCCGACGGCCGGGTCACCGAGCTGCAGACCGTCGACTCACGAGAGTCCTTCGACGACAACGGGTTACCGCTGGAGGCGACGCTGACGCTCAACCCGGGGGAGATCACCGCCAACGTGGACGTCCGCGGCCAGGCGCCGGTCCGGCTTGTCGCCGCCGACGGGCGGGTCAGCCAGTTTCCCCGCGTCTGGGCCACGATCACCACCGCCGACGCGCGCAGCGGCGTCGGTTGGCTGGAATGGAACCGCAACCTCGGCGAACAATCCGGGTGA
- a CDS encoding DoxX family protein, which yields MVIRRIARPLLSVAFIGQGVNSLLNPKSAAQAAAPAVDGLQALPDSVSANIPSDPETVAQITAAVQIGGGLLLASGKLPRIASAALAVTVLPANIGAHSFWNESDPAVKAQKRQQFLTDLSLLGGLLIASADTAGKPSLGWRGRRAAERLSERVSSAWPGSDDSAFDSDLSELGDRIAHGLHVGAERGRELASTAAERGAPYAEAALERGRELASTAAQRGAPYAETALERGRELASTAAERSKPLAKKARKRGEEWADEAADRAAYLAEKARKRGEELADEAADRAAPLAKKARKRSEKLAKKARKRSEKLADTARARSEELAETARKRGSHLADTARERVGGQVETRRRKLSW from the coding sequence ATGGTGATCAGGAGAATCGCGCGACCCCTGTTGTCAGTCGCATTCATCGGGCAAGGAGTCAATTCACTACTCAACCCCAAATCGGCGGCCCAGGCGGCGGCGCCGGCAGTGGACGGCTTGCAGGCATTGCCGGATTCGGTGAGCGCCAACATTCCGAGCGACCCCGAGACGGTCGCCCAAATCACCGCGGCCGTCCAGATCGGTGGTGGCCTGCTGCTCGCCAGCGGGAAGCTTCCGCGCATCGCTTCGGCCGCGCTGGCGGTGACGGTGTTACCGGCCAACATTGGGGCGCACTCGTTCTGGAACGAAAGCGATCCGGCGGTCAAAGCCCAGAAACGGCAGCAGTTTCTGACCGACCTGAGCCTGTTGGGCGGACTGTTGATCGCCTCCGCCGACACCGCGGGTAAGCCGTCGCTGGGGTGGCGTGGACGCCGCGCGGCCGAACGGCTCTCCGAGCGGGTGTCGTCGGCGTGGCCCGGATCCGACGATTCCGCCTTCGACAGCGACTTGTCGGAGCTGGGCGACCGGATCGCGCACGGCCTGCACGTCGGCGCCGAACGCGGCCGCGAGCTGGCCAGCACCGCGGCGGAACGGGGTGCGCCCTACGCCGAAGCCGCGCTGGAACGCGGCCGCGAATTGGCCAGCACGGCGGCGCAGCGCGGTGCGCCATATGCCGAGACCGCGCTGGAGCGCGGCCGCGAGTTGGCCAGCACCGCGGCCGAGCGCAGCAAGCCGCTGGCGAAGAAGGCCCGCAAGCGCGGGGAGGAATGGGCCGATGAGGCCGCCGACCGCGCGGCCTATCTGGCCGAGAAGGCGCGTAAGCGCGGCGAAGAGCTCGCCGATGAGGCCGCCGATCGGGCCGCACCGCTGGCGAAGAAGGCGCGCAAACGCAGCGAGAAGCTCGCCAAGAAGGCGCGCAAGCGCAGTGAGAAGCTGGCCGACACGGCGCGGGCGCGCTCCGAGGAACTCGCCGAGACCGCGCGCAAGCGCGGCAGCCACTTGGCCGACACCGCACGCGAGCGCGTCGGCGGGCAGGTCGAGACCCGTCGGCGCAAGCTGTCCTGGTGA
- a CDS encoding DoxX family protein yields the protein MNTALVVITVSTAAVTAAIAIADLVPARFVLANSAQVGVPRSWLPALGAVKLAGAAGIVVGLLGARELGIAAAAGLVLFFVGAVLTHVKARVLYNIAFPGAYLCLSATSLALMLAR from the coding sequence ATGAACACCGCACTTGTCGTGATCACCGTGTCGACCGCGGCCGTCACCGCCGCGATCGCCATCGCCGATCTCGTTCCGGCTCGATTCGTGCTGGCGAACTCCGCCCAAGTCGGGGTGCCGCGTTCGTGGTTACCGGCGTTGGGCGCCGTGAAGCTGGCCGGAGCCGCCGGGATCGTGGTCGGGCTGCTGGGCGCACGCGAACTGGGCATCGCCGCCGCCGCAGGCCTGGTCCTGTTTTTCGTCGGCGCGGTGTTGACGCATGTGAAGGCGCGCGTCCTGTACAACATCGCGTTCCCCGGGGCCTACTTGTGCCTGTCCGCAACGTCGCTGGCGCTGATGCTCGCCCGCTGA
- a CDS encoding SAM-dependent methyltransferase, with the protein MMGRRGITLAMSTFVDIAAGQAGGQASKAGDRMAERPQTGSGPTGIGATSLGVAVLRAEESSRTDRLFNDPYARAFIDRADPDGSMWDAAGLARDFFRLMAGQVAVRTRFFDQALLDGAATGIGQVVLLACGMDSRAFRLPWRAGTTVYEIDQPEVLAFKSDVLQEMHAQPRCRRVVVPADLRTDWPARLVGAGFEPAKRTAWLAEGILYALDADAADGLLGRISSCSILGSILALDHNEDSELLRAARAAISPELVSMWRGGPSGDLGPWLNQHGWRGDIRDVGQVAADYGRNAPPAFESGRDGASRAWLVTAAKTTP; encoded by the coding sequence ATGATGGGCCGGCGCGGCATAACATTGGCAATGTCTACGTTTGTAGACATTGCCGCCGGACAGGCCGGCGGCCAGGCATCGAAGGCGGGTGACCGTATGGCTGAGCGTCCGCAAACGGGTTCAGGACCAACGGGCATCGGCGCGACTTCCCTCGGTGTGGCGGTGCTGCGGGCCGAGGAAAGCTCACGCACGGACCGATTGTTCAACGACCCGTATGCGCGCGCATTCATCGACCGCGCTGATCCTGACGGATCTATGTGGGACGCCGCGGGTCTGGCCCGTGACTTTTTCCGGCTCATGGCCGGGCAAGTCGCGGTGCGCACCCGATTCTTCGATCAAGCGCTTCTCGATGGCGCGGCGACCGGCATCGGCCAGGTCGTCCTGCTCGCCTGCGGCATGGATAGCAGGGCATTTCGTCTGCCTTGGCGGGCCGGCACCACGGTCTACGAAATCGATCAGCCCGAGGTTCTGGCCTTCAAATCCGATGTGCTGCAAGAGATGCACGCCCAGCCGCGCTGCCGTCGTGTCGTCGTGCCGGCGGATTTGAGGACCGATTGGCCGGCACGCTTGGTGGGAGCGGGGTTCGAACCCGCGAAGCGGACGGCCTGGCTCGCCGAAGGGATCCTCTACGCTCTTGACGCCGATGCCGCGGACGGCTTGCTCGGTCGGATCAGCTCCTGCTCGATCCTCGGCAGCATCCTGGCGCTGGATCACAACGAGGACTCCGAGCTCCTTCGCGCCGCGCGCGCGGCGATCTCACCCGAGCTCGTCTCGATGTGGCGGGGCGGCCCGTCGGGTGATCTCGGCCCTTGGCTGAATCAACATGGTTGGCGCGGCGACATCCGCGACGTCGGTCAGGTCGCCGCCGATTACGGCCGCAACGCGCCGCCCGCATTCGAATCCGGCCGCGACGGGGCCAGCCGCGCCTGGCTGGTCACCGCAGCGAAAACCACGCCGTAA
- a CDS encoding zeta toxin family protein — translation MQRLDLVVGPNGAGKSTFIAFTLAPLLPGSPVVNADEIARQRWPGEAAGRAYDAAQIAAATRAKLIDLGRSFIAETVFSHPSKLDLVRTAHRAGFTVVLHAMLIPEDLAVERVRHRVRAGGHDVPETKVRERHRRLWTPVTDAIALSDVATVYDNGRLRGPRIVARLSGGMTIGSPDWPAWAPEILRSRWPD, via the coding sequence ATGCAGCGACTTGACCTGGTAGTCGGGCCGAACGGTGCCGGCAAGTCGACCTTCATCGCGTTCACGCTGGCGCCGCTGTTGCCCGGCAGCCCGGTCGTCAACGCCGATGAGATCGCAAGGCAGCGCTGGCCGGGGGAGGCGGCGGGGCGCGCCTACGACGCCGCGCAAATCGCCGCCGCCACGCGCGCGAAGTTGATCGACCTGGGGCGGTCGTTCATCGCGGAGACCGTGTTTTCCCACCCGTCGAAGCTGGACCTCGTCCGCACCGCCCACCGAGCGGGCTTCACCGTCGTCCTGCACGCGATGCTCATCCCGGAAGACCTTGCCGTCGAACGTGTCCGGCACCGCGTGCGGGCCGGCGGCCACGACGTACCGGAAACCAAGGTTCGCGAGCGCCATCGTCGCTTGTGGACACCGGTCACCGACGCCATCGCGCTCTCCGACGTCGCCACCGTCTACGACAACGGCCGGCTGCGCGGGCCGCGCATTGTCGCCCGCCTCAGCGGCGGCATGACGATCGGTTCACCGGACTGGCCGGCGTGGGCTCCGGAGATCTTGCGGTCGCGCTGGCCGGACTAG